The DNA region TTGATGTCCTAAGCAATTACTTCCACAGCCCAACCCCCACTTTTCATGCCTCCGTCCTCGTTATCAAATCAAATTATCCCGGCCACTCAACGATAAGGTTATGGGGACATTTGCGGGGTCCATCGGGTTCATCTGTTTCTGCAGTCGTTGCCAAGCTCTTAAATCTCCTATCTCCACTGTTTGTGACCCTTGTCTCTTTTACCTTGCGCCCGTCGGTAGCTGCCCATCTTGGTGTCGTCTGTGGTCAGCCTGTACTTCCTGGAGTGGACGGATGTATTTAAGCCAGTCAAATCTGGCTTCACCTGCCATGACCGCAGCCTGAGTCTGCCCTACATCGACCCCAACCATGAAGTCATTCCGCTCCTGATGCTCCTCAGCCTCGCCTTCGCTGGACCTGCCATCACGGTATGTGAATCTAAATattcagctacagtacaaagtGTTTGTTGCATCTGGGTTTAATAACGGCTGACTTTTTAGCAGCACTGACGATTTTGAGTCATATTCTGTTCTCGTTCTCGAGATCTCTTTATGATCCTTACAGCTGTGCACAAGCGGCTGGAGTGCAGTGATTCTCAGTCATTTAACCTCAAACACTGCACACAATGTGAAAAGCCTCTGGCCGTTGATTCTTCTAACAATCCCCATTAAACTCCCCAACACACGCCTGCACTCTGTGGACGCTGGCGCTTGAGCTGTGGGTCAGAAGGACGGGTCCCCCCAGGCCACGAGATTTCTTTCATGGCATGCGGGCAGTCATGCATGTCCTCATGCACACGTGTGTTTATCTATAGCTGCAGGCATACTCACCCACGTATTATCCACTCACCAGCCCTTTACTCTAATATAAACCACATCCAAAGCCTTAATCCGAATCTAAATCCAACAGCACTTTGAAGGTGTGAACGTCATCCTATTGTTCTGATGTTAGTAGATGCTGTAATACCCAAGCCGAGTGGAACCAAACTGGGACACGTGATCTCTGTGGAAATATGTCTAGAATGGAGATGAAAAGTAAAATATTCCTACAGCTCCTCTAGATGAGATTAGACCCATCAGGTCTCAACATGTCAGGACCCAAGCTGCCATGAACTCCATCCAGACACTTATGGCTGATTCTGTAGTAAGTGGGGCAGACTTCGGCAGACGACGTACAGTAGAAAGAACTGAACCCCCCCGTAATTAGATGTGCAGCCTGATGAGAGGAGGCTCGGCATATCTCACACAGCCCCCCTCACTCATCACACACGTTTGCCATTTTCGCCGTCGGACGTTAATGGCTTCTGACGGCTCTTATCAGGTGATAACACAGTTTTCCTCAGAGATCCGTCTCTCTGAAACTCGTGGGGCCGAGGACGAGCGGAGTGTTTGGACTGTCACTCCGCGTTAGCGCCGCCTATAGCTGGCACAGGAAAACGAGCTTGAGTTTAGTTCAGATTATTCTAAGTGAAGTCGTGCTCCCCCGGTGAAGTCACGTTGGCCCCATCCAACACCCACCTTGTACTGCTGCCATGAGTGAAACAATGGATGCTGTCTACCTTAAATGACCTATGCTCGTCATGACCAAGCATTCATAGATGCCTCCGCTGACTGTTCCTTTTCCAGGTACATTACCTGCCACCAACGCTGTCTGCTATGACACTCTGCTCTCTCCGGGGTTTGCTCCCGCTGCTAGGAGTGATTAGCATGCTATCCTCAGCGCTCGCTGCCTCGCAGGCACCAGTGGGAGGACTGCCACCAGCAGGAACATCAAACCAATAGCTCACCATGTCTAATCATGCTGCCACCTTTCATATGTGGAGCCACCACAGAAGGCTTCTGTTAGTTCTGCTTGGTATTTTCACTGCTATACTGTTTATAGCACTTGGCTTATAGCGCTCTatacatttgtttctttgtttgcttGCCAACGCAGTCGTCACAGTCAAGTGGCAAGTGTAATACAGAACATTACCCTTCACAGGTCAGCGTTGGCTCGCTGCGCCACCATGTAATGCAATGCAAAGGGGGCGTGAAAGCTTCAAATTGAAGCCTTAGTCAAGACAGGCTGGTCCTTCGGGCTCCACAAAGGCTTTTCTCCTACGGGCCTTTGGGCTGGTTGCATTACGAAACCACATCTGTACCATCGGCCCGTTAGAAACAGGGTGACAGAAAGAGCAATCACACATCATCAGGCTGGTAAACAAGCTGCTAACGAACTTTAATTAAAGTGAATTAATAAATAAGACAGATGGCCATTAATTGACAGCAGCATGGCTGCCAGGCAGACTGACGGCCGACTCACAGTAGGCTACTGTACGTCTTACTTTCTAATAACGCAGTTATGAGTATGTCGAGTTTTACAGCTGATTAGTAGCGTCCACTAGCATGAGTTGACGTTAATATGCTGTACCTGGAcaatacagtagcttgtcttTAGTGTCTTTATTGTATACAGGTTCAACCCTTAGGCAGAAAGACTCCAACTAAACTcgagaaggaggaaaaacagaaacagctgagagacATGTTCTCAGTATTCTTTATCATTATAGGAACACCCTTCAAGGCCCCTCTCTGATTATTCCTAATCCCTCTCACTTGCTTATCAGTTGTCAGTGATCTGAAGTGCAACGCAACATAATGGCAGCAGGGTGTGGTCGTTGTTATTAGCTTACACCACGTCTCAATGTCCTGACAAACAGGCAGATCAaagacagctcagcccctcagGATATTCTGATCATCAGATTCCTCTTACTGCGCTGTGACAGATAATGATCGGAGAGGCCATCTTGTTCTGCTGTCTGTCCCGGAAGAAGAGCGGCGCCGGGGCCGAGGCCAACATCAACGCCGCCGGCTGCAACTTCAACTCTTTCATTCGCAGAGCGGTCCGCTTCGTTGGTACGGTGACGCTTTGGTTTTCTGCATTTACCAACAATGGTTAAAGTGAAGCTCGGTTAGTTGCATGGAGACCCATTCTATACTATAACAGCAACAGCCTTAATTTGGAAAGGTTCAGCTCAGCCAAAGTCATCAAAgccaatatttatttaatataaggAATGAATCAAGCTGCCTTTTCATCGCATGGGTTTCTGTCCTCAGGTGTTCATGCATTCGGTCTTTGTGCCACGGCCCTGATCACCGACATCCTCCAACTGATGACGGGCTACCCAACACCTTACTTCCTCACCGTCTGCAAACCAAACTACACCACGCTGATCGTCAGCTGTGAGCAGAACCCCTACGTTATGGAGGACATCTGCTCAGGGGCCGACCCTGCAGCCATCAACCAGGGCAGGTACAGAATGGAGGAGAAGATCAATACGGTTTATGCAGGTAGAAGCAGATTCATCTGTAAATAAAAGTCTGTTTGAAGCTAAGGAAACTAACCCAGATACAGTAGAGTAAGCGCATAAAATTGCACACTCACAAACTGAGAGTTTAATTCCGTTGCATGAATCTCTGTGACTCTGCATGATTTGCTGTATTTACTTAGAAGATCCCAGGggctgcttcttcctcctcaagCTTCCTTTTACATAAGTTGGCTTAATCTCCAAAGGGTGTAAAACTAAAAGGAGGAAAACAGTCCACAAGTAGCAGCAGAGCCCTTAGTAGGAAACAGTGAAGTGCTTCAACTGAATTCTACAGTACTTCATGCTCTTCTAACACCTTTACCTTGATGGAACATATGTAGACGTGTACATTATATGTTTGATATAAGGGTGACGCAACCATCAGTAAATGGGGATTGACTGATGCACTAAATAAAATGTCTTCGTAATGGAAAGCAGAGTGGTTACAGCAGGAAGAAAGTCTATCATGTTGTGGAAATAGACATTCTCAGTCAGATCCTGTACATTTCCAATTATAAAACCATTGCCAGCTTTCACCTTGCTTGTTCTCAATGGTGTGAGTTAAATGAAATTCAAGGCTCTCCAAACAAGAGATCTGCATTTTGACATTCTTGGTAATGAGACAACCTGAGCGACCAGAGCGACGGTTCCTCTGACAGACGCCTCTCACAGTCACCGTTCACCGCTGGAGCTCTTTCCATTCTAAACCTGACAGTCTCCAATTAACCCAGGAACATTAATGGAGATCGGATTGGCTTCAATAGAGCACGTCTCTCGTGTGAGTGTGCAGGTCTAAATATAACGTACTGCTGTTGGCAAACAGCGTCTTCTGCTCGCTCTGTTCCTGATTTAGCTCCTTTCCAGAACAGCATGAAAAGTGGTTCTGGAGGTTTATTAACCTGTGAAGTACCTGTCGTTCTCTGGCAACATAGATTTCATCCAACTATTTAGGTTTCATAAATTACTATTTCCTGTCATCATCATAAAGTCACTAAATACTCCAAATGCTGAACAAATGAACAGAACCTGAAACCTGGAGGATCATATGTGCTCTCTCCCAGAAACAATCAATCTGGAAATGGGAATGATGGGATTATCCAGCTTTTAATTTAAGATACTCAGAACCAAACACTCACCTCTACTGGACAGTCTGAGTGACAAATCTAaagttttcatttaattactGAATgtatacagtaataaatatatatgtatctGATGATTGAATGAGCTAGCCAAATAAAATAGATATCTTCCAGCTGATGCAGATCCATGTTGGTTATTTTACTGCAAAACCTGGGTCCGTTTAGAAGCAGTAATACAAGCTTTCACATGCGGATGAAATTTTTATGACTGCACAGATGCTGCTTTAAGGAACCCGCAGCtgtagtgcacacacacacacacacacacacacacacacacacacacacacggacaaggTGCATAGATGCACCACAACGTGCGCCcgcacacagatgcacagtcAGGAGTAAAGCTGAGAGCTGGTTGGAGGAGCGAACACCAGGAGTTGTCAGAAGTAGGTCATTGGGCTGCAGCTCACTCAGAAACAGGGTCACATGTTCACTCTCCGTACCGTTTCGTCTCTTACAGAAAATCCTTCCCGTCGCAGCACGCCACCCTCGCATCCTTCGGCGCTGTCTATGTTTCGGTGAGTAACGGTCCGAGCCGTGTCCCCTCTCATCGCTTTGTTTTAGGTGCCGCTGTGGATGATCTAAAACCACGGACGCTGCAAAGAACTCGGATGATTCACTGGTACTATAGTGATTATATATCGTTCAGACCACCTTGATCATGACTCCCATTTAAACAGAGAATGGCATATTTCATCTTAGTTTCTACTGAACGTGTGACTAAAAAACATGAACCGTTTAAGTTCTGGTTGAATAAGTGACCAGAGGAAGCCTACTCTGCCTAATCTGTCTATAAGGACTCCAGTGCTTTCATCTTTCCCAAGTAAAACGTTACTGACGCTGAAGATGGTGACTCACCCGTTGCAGAACGTTGCCAACAACCGGAGTGAGCGTCCTTTTCAGAGGAGATTATTACTCCCTGAGCTGTAGCCTCCTAAAGGCCAGATATCGCCGCAcggcacagaaacaacaacaggaaggacGTCATTGAATGTGTCGTGTGTCTGCAGATGTATTTCAACAGCACGCTGACGGACTCATCCAAGCTGCTCAAGCCCCTGCTGGTCTTCTCCTTCATCATCTGCGCCATAATCTGTGGTCTGACCAGGATTATTCAGTACAAGAACCACGCCGTCGACGTCTACCTGGGTTTCCTGCTTGGAGGAGCTATCGCCGTCTACCTGGTAGGGGCCAGTCCCATCCACagctttctctccttctgtgaTAATTGGGTCTGGGTCTTCTTTTAATGCCAGTAAAACCTGGTTATTTGGTCATTACAACGGTTAATGGgagtttttaaaattttaaatttggTCTGACTTACAGTATACAAAGCAGAGGGATGACCTAAAAGCGCCTCTAACAAACCCCATTTACAGCACGCTGCCATTCTGTGTGTGCCAGATTAATTCCTTCAGACAGGCTGCGGCCAGCGCCTGTGAAGCCTTAACATTAAATGACACGTGGCCCAAAGTCGATGCTACTCTGGTCAGATTGAACTTGTGTCACGTGTTTCATTTCAACTTCACCTGTGTTGCTGTTCAGTCTTCTTCTTGTACTTAATCCATTTTGGCGTGAATATCCTGCATAGAAGAAGAGGCAACTTATAAATGTCTTTCCACTGAAAAATGTACAACAATGAACAGGAACTTGTCAGAGCATTGTTTCAAGTATCAGTTACTTGAATTTTCTGGAGCTCTTCGGAGGCGCTTCATTTACGTTACCAGTGACACTTAAAATCTAATCCTAAAGCTACGGCGGTGATTCTTTGTGTCCCACTACTAATTCAACCTGCTCCACTACCAACCACTCTTTCTGTTACTCAGTTTCCCTCATCTCTAGCCTTTTCTGGACGAAACGGAGGAGCCATAATAGCCTATTCTACCAAAAAACTTTGTTTATCTGCTTTTATGTTTCAAACTGTTTAGCTCATAGCAGCCGTGTATCTCAATTAAGCTGGGATGAACCATGTTGAGCTCATTGTATTATCACTGTATTTCTTTAGCCAGAGGATGTAAAGAGGGTGTTGCTGGGGCTTTGGGAGAGGAAAGCTGTCCCATTCTTGCCTGATATACTGCAGGAATCAGCTCAACAACTCAGAGTTATCtctttgtattttgtgtttgagGATTTTTCCGGGGCAGCTTGAGTTTCTTTCTATTATGACATATCAAAGCTTTTCCTAAAAACGATGTCTGGAAAGAATTATATGCTGACAGAAACCTAGACATACAATGATGGTGCCTTTCCAAATGTGCAAGCTTTGTCCCTGACAGAGCGATTTCTCCAAAGGTTTTTCATGACAGGAATTGACAGGAAAATGTATAAAATTATTCCAACTCACAATCAGTAACCATGAGATGTTAAATAACCTGCTGTTTATATGCCATAATCTAATGACTCTGTTTCGCCTTTTGCCAGGGGTTGTATGCTGTTGGAAATTTCCAGCCAAATGAGGAGGCTggcaccccccctcccacaaTGGTTCATCGACCCCACTGCTCTTTGCCTCATATTAGCCAGGAGGCTGTTTTCCACCACTTGCAAATGAAAGCCAACATGGCCCGGGAGCCAGGCATGCCCACCTCCCACTCCGAGGGCCTCCTCCACCGAGGGCTTCAGCAGCCGAGGCCCGAAGACAGCATGAAGTGCTCCGGGGCAGATGCGGAAGTGATGTCCGCCAGCAGCTCCCACAGCAAAGATGCTATAATGACCTTCAGCCACACGCTCCCACGAGTCCACACCCCCCAGGCCATGGCGGCGTATGAGGAAGCGGCCAGACGCCATGCCGCAACCCTCCACCACGCCTCCATGGATTCTAGTCGATCCAAGCAGCTCCTGTCTCAGtggaaaagcaaaaacaataaCCACAAATGTTCCTTGCAAGTCCCAGATTCTTTCTCATCCTCGATAGACTCCTCATCTGGCCATTCCTCCCAGCATCCCCACCACCACGGCAGCATGGAGCTCAGATCCAGCTCCGAGCCATCAGCCATGAGCCTGAGCGGAGGCTTCGATGCTCCTGCGTACATGTCTAAACTGGCAACAGGTGCCAGCACCACCCTGCCCAGTAACTGCAGCGGCATCACCGGAGGAACCCGGATATCCATGCAGTCCAGGCCTGGGTCCTCACAGCTGGTCCACATACCCGAGGAGGCTCACGAGAGCTACAACACAACCTCCTCAAGCACCATTGGAGCAGGGAGCGACGGGATGTTGACAGTAAACAGCACAGTTCAGGCTAACTGGcaacgagcagcagagaagacaaCCGGCTGCAGGACTAACGATAACGGACAGAACACCCAGCCACGAATCATGCAAGTCATTGCCATGTCCAAGCAGCAGGGCCTGCTGCAGACCCACTCCAAGAGCTTAGATGAGAGCAGCATAGGCTGCGGCACCACTGGCAGTTGCCAGGGCCCTGCTCGCTACCGGGCATTAACTGATCAAGAACCCAGCTGCACGACGGGGCCCAGTTCACTAGGCAGCACCACAGGTAGCATTTCGGGCAGTACCGGAGCGATCGTCAGAATAGAGGCTCATCCGGAAAACAACAGGCCCGTGATCCAAGCTCCGTCCACAGATGGAAGCGGGTCGTGGAGGTGGCGCTCTCTAGATCATGGCAccggagcaggtggaggcccaGGCACAATcggaccaggaggaggaggaggaggaggtgggagctTAAGGCAGTCGTTTGAGCTTAACGATCTGAACCGAGATTCTGAGAGTTCAGACTCGATACGAGAAGGGTCGCTGGACAGGAAGCACGCCAACCACGTCGTTACCACCACTGCCACCATCAGCATCCCACCCATAGTCACTGTCCACACCCAGAACACTAGCCAGTCCGAGCAGAGGCTTCAGCCTCAGGGCCATTCCACCATAAGGGTCACTCCTGGGGACGCTGGCGgttctggatctggatctggaggcggaggcagaggtggagagaGCGCCTCAGAAGCCCCATCAGTGACTTCTAGTCGTGAGTCCACCCTTCGGAGAAAAGGCAATAATATCATCCTGATCCCAGAGAGAGCCAACAGCCCTGATAACGCCCGGAATATATTCTACAAGGGAACGTCCATCACTCCTGTTTTCAAGGACTGAAGTATGAGACGACTGCAGACTGAGTAGATGTAGCGTGCAATGCAACCAAGCTGGATCTATATCCGTGCCAACTGTTAGTACTGAATACCGCTGTACATATCATGACGCCAAACATGACAAGAAAAGATTTTCTTCAGCATGAGATTTTTGTACGTGTTTACACTAAAGCACAACCTTTTCAGTGTTGTAGAAATAATCACTGTGTACTTCTGTGGTCACCCCCAAGGAAACCTATTGTTACTATTGCTGATCCTGTGACGGAATCTTTTCTAAAGATGTTTTGGATATAAAtcatgacacacacaaaaaaaaactaagtaGCACAGTGACGTTTAAACTGTAGCAAACTAATGCAAAATAAATGTATAGCTGTGAATCCAGTGTTTACTTCCCTGCACTGTTTGTTAAAAGGGTGCTACACCAGAAAAGAATATTTCCTAtacagaaaaatgtaaaatttgAATAGATAAAGATGGAATTATTTTACAAAGAGTGATACAATGATGATATTAGTATGTGACAGAGCTATGTTTTCTATTTGGTCTCTTTCTGTACAGATGCCACATACTCAACAGAATACTGTTTTGAACCATAAGTGTGCTTAGCATTCCTTCTGTAGCTACGAAGTCAAATATGCTGTGACTTGCACTGAaacatgtgtttactgtacattgtatACTTTAAACCCTGACCTTATCTTTCTACCTTGTACCGACATGTCATTCATCTTCATACCATGCGATGGAGAAGCTGAACTttggcaggtacagtagctgtggacGTCTGCTGCTGCCAAACCTAATATTAG from Betta splendens chromosome 4, fBetSpl5.4, whole genome shotgun sequence includes:
- the LOC114853848 gene encoding phospholipid phosphatase-related protein type 4, which produces MSAREKGIPTKDSVSLLPCFYFVELPILVSSVVSLYFLEWTDVFKPVKSGFTCHDRSLSLPYIDPNHEVIPLLMLLSLAFAGPAITIMIGEAILFCCLSRKKSGAGAEANINAAGCNFNSFIRRAVRFVGVHAFGLCATALITDILQLMTGYPTPYFLTVCKPNYTTLIVSCEQNPYVMEDICSGADPAAINQGRKSFPSQHATLASFGAVYVSMYFNSTLTDSSKLLKPLLVFSFIICAIICGLTRIIQYKNHAVDVYLGFLLGGAIAVYLGLYAVGNFQPNEEAGTPPPTMVHRPHCSLPHISQEAVFHHLQMKANMAREPGMPTSHSEGLLHRGLQQPRPEDSMKCSGADAEVMSASSSHSKDAIMTFSHTLPRVHTPQAMAAYEEAARRHAATLHHASMDSSRSKQLLSQWKSKNNNHKCSLQVPDSFSSSIDSSSGHSSQHPHHHGSMELRSSSEPSAMSLSGGFDAPAYMSKLATGASTTLPSNCSGITGGTRISMQSRPGSSQLVHIPEEAHESYNTTSSSTIGAGSDGMLTVNSTVQANWQRAAEKTTGCRTNDNGQNTQPRIMQVIAMSKQQGLLQTHSKSLDESSIGCGTTGSCQGPARYRALTDQEPSCTTGPSSLGSTTGSISGSTGAIVRIEAHPENNRPVIQAPSTDGSGSWRWRSLDHGTGAGGGPGTIGPGGGGGGGGSLRQSFELNDLNRDSESSDSIREGSLDRKHANHVVTTTATISIPPIVTVHTQNTSQSEQRLQPQGHSTIRVTPGDAGGSGSGSGGGGRGGESASEAPSVTSSRESTLRRKGNNIILIPERANSPDNARNIFYKGTSITPVFKD